A region from the Drosophila ananassae strain 14024-0371.13 chromosome 2L, ASM1763931v2, whole genome shotgun sequence genome encodes:
- the LOC26515316 gene encoding UPF0692 protein CG33108 isoform X2, whose protein sequence is MSHISPVTPPPPPPLPSVPIPQTPTELKELPVNINIATDECSWAKEYPEVQKGCYLSRVCQYAAPKRCQYYSVPSTLQVGPTCGLTALSMLLGGQPTAAELLKESIAQEYTLNGELFSGQYLYEITRKYLHPRGACQLHEGILNCDKVKELLHAGGCLLVPYDADVNHAPCLKSGHRAHWALIVGFLVDIQDKYYVLARHGKTRNLAVWSLETLSQSNANLLEFAQPKGYPENEFLLPPGGIAGPLGLNERSILVNGLPQQVLHVC, encoded by the exons ATGTCGCACATTTCGCCAGTCACACCgcctccaccaccaccgctTCCCTCGGTTCCGATACCACAGACGCCCACGGAGTTGAAGGAGCTTCCTgttaatataaatattgcCACGGATGAGTGCAGCTGGGCCAAGGAGTATCCAGAGGTGCAAAAAGGGTGCTACCTCAGCCGAGTGTGCCAATATGCGGCTCCAAAACGCTGCCAGTACTACTCGGTGCCTAGTACTCTCCAG GTGGGACCAACTTGTGGGTTGACAGCACTCAGCATGTTGCTCGGTGGGCAGCCAACGGCTGCGGAACTTCTCAAAGAATCCATTGCGCAGGAGTACACCCTTAACGGAGAGCTCTTCAGTGGCCAGTATTTGTACGAAATCACCCGCAAGTATTTGCATCCCCGCGGTGCCTGTCAACTGCACGAAGGTATACTCAATTGCGACAAGGTCAAGGAGTTGTTGCATGCCGGAGGCTGTCTTCTTGTACC GTATGATGCGGATGTGAACCACGCACCTTGCCTGAAGTCCGGCCACAGAGCACACTGGGCGTTGATCGTAGGCTTTCTGGTGGATATCCAAGATAAG TACTATGTCCTGGCCCGCCATGGAAAGACTCGTAACTTGGCCGTTTGGTCCCTCGAAACTCTTAGCCAAAGCAATGCCAATTTGTTGGAGTTCGCCCAACCCAAAGGCTATCCGGAAAATGAATTTCTGCTACCACCTGGTGGAATCGCAGGACCATTAGGTCTCAATGAGCGCTCTATCCTAGTTAATGGCCTGCCGCAGCAGGTGCTGCACGTGTGCTAA
- the LOC26514390 gene encoding U6 snRNA-associated Sm-like protein LSm3, protein MATEEEQLSQVILPVKEPLDLIRLSLDEKVYVKMRNERELRGRLHAFDQHLNMVLGDAEETVTTVEIDEETYEEVYKTAKRTIPMLFVRGDGVILVSPPMRVG, encoded by the exons ATGGCCACCGAAGAGGAGCAG CTGAGTCAGGTTATTTTGCCGGTCAAGGAGCCCCTGGATCTCATCCGCTTGAGTTTGGATGAGAAGGTATACGTAAAAATGCGTAATGAGCGGGAACTGCGAGGACGTCTTCAT GCCTTCGATCAGCATCTGAACATGGTTCTGGGTGACGCGGAAGAGACGGTGACCACCGTGGAAATCGACGAGGAGACGTATGAAGAGGTTTACAAGACCGCAAAACGCACCATTCCTATGCTGTTTGTGCGGGGCGATGGCGTTATCCTAGTTTCGCCGCCAATGCGGGTTGGCTAG
- the LOC26515316 gene encoding uncharacterized protein LOC26515316 isoform X1 yields MAEGSNTLRHDQQQPTVERILAVVRDENKRMHEEVRTLRNQLKDLTGAVAIQSAYMQEYMKQQFMPQKPATKTVTKFKFPLESESDLVDIENAITEDNRQDCVAQMRSNIFKVGTLSSSLTNILSEEMVVNYNIEGMHGKKQLRCYTNFLNALLDAIKLYDASEPAIKQLGRAISNVKDKVSRNKIKLEKNLNSTEVVYLGSTPIDYDDNYDDADVMPSKDDDEDFNAKQIITKKEQEYLITELVDESVSKLNEIEFPLQTNADLEEVDNEIANGKKIEYTAKLKYLLSGDILPRTLKNVISKDLIYDSQSRSKKRNLRNIKIWKYEHFEDALLDVIQELHPKEAAKPLLLKSLAAIRKHDNKKQKNNDDDYVSDEEDPLMDI; encoded by the exons ATGGCAGAAGGATCAAACACTCTTCGTCATGACCAGCAACAACCCACTGTTGAACGCATATTGGCAGTAGTTAGAG ATGAAAACAAACGAATGCATGAGGAGGTTAGGACACTAAGGAACCAACTGAAGGATCTGACTGGGGCTGTAGCCATCCAGTCTGCTTATATGCAAGAATATATGAAACAACAATTTATGCCCCAAAAACCTGCTACCAAAACCGTCACGAAATTCAAATTTCCTTTAGAGTCCGAATCAGATCTCGTGGATATTGAAAATGCCATCACCGAGGATAATCGACAGGATTGT GTAGCACAAATGAGATCGAACATTTTCAAAGTTGGAACCCTTTCCTCATCCTTGACAAATATATTGTCGGAAGAAATGGTTGTTAATTATAATATAGAAGGAATGCATGGAAAAAAGCAACTGCGTTGTTATACTAACTTTTTAAACGCACTCTTGG ATGCAATCAAACTGTATGATGCTTCCGAACCGGCGATTAAGCAACTAGGTCGTGCAATTTCTAACGTAAAAGACAAAGTTTCCcgcaacaaaataaaattggaaaaaaatttgaatagtACTGAGGTAGTCTACTTGGGCTCAACACCGATTGACTATGATGATAACTATGATGATGCCGACGTGATGCCGTCTAAGGACGATGATGAAGATTTTAAcgcaaaacaaataataacgAAAAAGGAGCAGGAATACCTGATAACTGAGCTGGTTGATGAAAGTGTATCGAAATTAAATGAGATAGAATTTCCACTACAAACGAACGCAGACTTAGAGGAAGTTGACAATGAGATAGCCAATggcaaaaaaattgaatac ACCGCCAAATTAAAGTATTTGCTTAGCGGAGATATTCTGCCCAGGACTCTCAAAAATGTAATTTCGAAGGATCTTATTTATGATAGCCAATCACGCTcgaaaaaaagaaacttaagaaatataaaaatatggaAATACGAACATTTTGAAGATGCCCTTTTAg ATGTTATTCAGGAACTGCACCCTAAGGAGGCAGCGAAACCCCTTCTTTTAAAATCCTTGGCTGCAATAAGAAAACAcgataataaaaaacaaaaaaacaatgaTGACGATTACGTTTCAGATGAGGAAGATCCTCTAATGGATATATAG
- the LOC123258387 gene encoding uncharacterized protein LOC123258387 gives MEFASNLKMFEKENFSHAFKVWMDKRKLDLEEGKVNMSSNLNFIIEGDEPFFIAFDEFHMKHIQNAPGSFHGWKIFAIAASNLNGHLQIIHLKAMSSGIEKLVSVEKFALQRHTVHNGASSVKDSIIIFMPNKGGL, from the exons ATGGAGTTCGCATCCAATTTAAAGAtgtttgaaaaagaaaatttctCCCACGCATTCAAAGTTTGGATGGATAAGCGAAAATTGGATTTGGAGGAAGGGAAGGTGAATATGAGTAGTAACCTGAACTTCATAATCGAAGGTGATGAACCATTTTTCATCGCTTTCGATGAATTTCACATGAAACACATTCAA aaTGCTCCTGGAAGTTTCCATGGGTGGAAAATATTTGCCATTGCGGCGTCCAATTTAAATGGACACCTGCAAATCATACATTTAAAAGCT ATGTCGAGTGGGATAGAGAAATTGGTTTCCGTTGAAAAATTTGCTTTGCAACGGCATACCGTGCATAATGGGGCATCCTCTGTAAAGGACTCAATAATCATATTCATGCCTAACAAAGGCGGTCTGTAG
- the LOC26514357 gene encoding uncharacterized protein LOC26514357 isoform X1 encodes MEFALNLKMFENDNFSHAFKVWMDKRKLDLEEGKVNMSSNLNFIIEGDEPLKKAKRVYRTKYVHQWKEVVHIDGNGTKWVNEKLQCPLCFLACASQRQYSKCSVTPKTHSCPYCPFIKALPNLGQHQKCRCKGRKDTLYKAVGEMLHLRQRWNSQKNERRALEDTAEDDLYEVSEEMLDNIFAPEPVEGAPPFKKPRIYRTFVEHEWKEVAHVDSTGKEWKNAHLQCPLCFAECGTRRKFSAHYSMCVDTPKIYGCPYCPYIKALPNLGQHLKFRCKGKNEFYKAVGEMAELRQRWINKKNQEREKNTVEEMDNSIEASEEMLDGIFLLD; translated from the exons ATGGAGTTCGCACTTAATTTAAAGATGTTTGAAAATGATAATTTCTCCCACGCATTCAAAGTTTGGATGGATAAGCGAAAATTGGATTTGGAGGAAGGGAAGGTGAATATGAGTAGTAACCTGAACTTCATAATCGAAGGTGATGAACCTTTGAAAAAGGCGAAAAGAGTTTACCGCACCAAGTATGTACACCAATGGAAGGAGGTAGTCCATATCGATGGCAACGGGACAAAATGGGTCAACGAAAAATTGCAGTGCCCACTCTGCTTTTTGGCATGCGCTTCCCAAAGGCAGTACTCCAAGTGTTCCGTGACACCAAAAACCCACAGCTGCCCATATTGTCCATTCATAAAAGCGCTCCCTAACCTTGGGCAGCACCAAAAATGTAGGTGCAAAGGAAGGAAGGACACGTTGTACAAGGCAGTTGGCGAGATGCTACATTTACGGCAGCGGTGGAACTCGCAAAAAAATGAACGGAGGGCCTTGGAGGATACGGCGGAGGATGATTTGTACGAAGTCTCGGAGGAGATGCTCGATAACATTTTTG CGCCGGAGCCGGTGGAAGGAGCGCCACCTTTCAAAAAGCCGAGAATATACCGCACGTTTGTGGAACACGAGTGGAAGGAG GTGGCCCACGTCGACTCCACAGGAAAAGAGTGGAAGAACGCCCATCTCCAGTGCCCCCTTTGTTTTGCGGAGTGTGGCACAAGAAGGAAATTTTCGGCCCACTATTCCATGTGCGTAGACACACCAAAAATTTACGGCTGCCCATATTGCCCTTATATTAAAGCGCTGCCTAACCTTGGGCAGCACTTAAAATTCAGATGCAAAGGAAAGAATGAATTTTATAAGGCTGTTGGGGAGATGGCCGAATTGCGGCAGCGGtggataaataaaaaaaatcaagaaagaGAGAAGAATACGGTGGAGGAAATGGATAATTCCATCGAAGCGTCGGAGGAGATGCTCGATGgcattttttt ATTAGACTGA
- the LOC26514357 gene encoding uncharacterized protein LOC26514357 isoform X2 has translation MFENDNFSHAFKVWMDKRKLDLEEGKVNMSSNLNFIIEGDEPLKKAKRVYRTKYVHQWKEVVHIDGNGTKWVNEKLQCPLCFLACASQRQYSKCSVTPKTHSCPYCPFIKALPNLGQHQKCRCKGRKDTLYKAVGEMLHLRQRWNSQKNERRALEDTAEDDLYEVSEEMLDNIFAPEPVEGAPPFKKPRIYRTFVEHEWKEVAHVDSTGKEWKNAHLQCPLCFAECGTRRKFSAHYSMCVDTPKIYGCPYCPYIKALPNLGQHLKFRCKGKNEFYKAVGEMAELRQRWINKKNQEREKNTVEEMDNSIEASEEMLDGIFLLD, from the exons ATGTTTGAAAATGATAATTTCTCCCACGCATTCAAAGTTTGGATGGATAAGCGAAAATTGGATTTGGAGGAAGGGAAGGTGAATATGAGTAGTAACCTGAACTTCATAATCGAAGGTGATGAACCTTTGAAAAAGGCGAAAAGAGTTTACCGCACCAAGTATGTACACCAATGGAAGGAGGTAGTCCATATCGATGGCAACGGGACAAAATGGGTCAACGAAAAATTGCAGTGCCCACTCTGCTTTTTGGCATGCGCTTCCCAAAGGCAGTACTCCAAGTGTTCCGTGACACCAAAAACCCACAGCTGCCCATATTGTCCATTCATAAAAGCGCTCCCTAACCTTGGGCAGCACCAAAAATGTAGGTGCAAAGGAAGGAAGGACACGTTGTACAAGGCAGTTGGCGAGATGCTACATTTACGGCAGCGGTGGAACTCGCAAAAAAATGAACGGAGGGCCTTGGAGGATACGGCGGAGGATGATTTGTACGAAGTCTCGGAGGAGATGCTCGATAACATTTTTG CGCCGGAGCCGGTGGAAGGAGCGCCACCTTTCAAAAAGCCGAGAATATACCGCACGTTTGTGGAACACGAGTGGAAGGAGGTGGCCCACGTCGACTCCACAGGAAAAGAGTGGAAGAACGCCCATCTCCAGTGCCCCCTTTGTTTTGCGGAGTGTGGCACAAGAAGGAAATTTTCGGCCCACTATTCCATGTGCGTAGACACACCAAAAATTTACGGCTGCCCATATTGCCCTTATATTAAAGCGCTGCCTAACCTTGGGCAGCACTTAAAATTCAGATGCAAAGGAAAGAATGAATTTTATAAGGCTGTTGGGGAGATGGCCGAATTGCGGCAGCGGtggataaataaaaaaaatcaagaaagaGAGAAGAATACGGTGGAGGAAATGGATAATTCCATCGAAGCGTCGGAGGAGATGCTCGATGgcattttttt ATTAGACTGA
- the LOC26514567 gene encoding ras-related protein rab7, whose product MNSEIKSIFKVIVIGEMGVGKTSLVKRYVERRFSIPEIGTVGVNFCTQDVEVDDRVITLQIWDTAGQERFVCLSSCIYRGADCCILVFDVTSRISFQALDTWRDEFLIQACPRDPVHFPFMVLANKVDLDNRIVSNREVKEWCRRSNNIPYYETSAKNGCNLDLAFKTLSRKALQLDEDSNSSSNVTTCSDTIIRLSSPLRNHPKKSNCPC is encoded by the exons atgaatagtgaaataaaatctatttttaaagtaattgTAATAGGTGAGATGGGTGTCGGAAAAACATCGCTGGTAAAGAGGTACGTAGAGCGACGCTTCAGCATACCAGAAATCGGCACAGTCGGAGTCAACTTTTGCACCCAAGATGTTGAGGTTGATGATCGCGTAATCACACTCCAG atcTGGGACACTGCGGGTCAAGAACGCTTTGTATGTCTCAGTAGTTGCATCTACCGAGGTGCTGACTGCTGCATCCTTGTATTCGACGTTACTTCACGCATATCCTTCCAAGCACTAGACACGTGGCGCGACGAGTTCCTCATACAAGCTTGTCCTCGCGATCCTGTGCATTTCCCCTTTATGGTGCTTGCCAACAAGGTAGATCTGGACAACCGTATTGTGTCTAATCGTGAAGTGAAAGAATGGTGCCGACGGAGTAATAATATACCCTATTATGAAACGTCTGCTAAGAACGGCTGTAACTTGGATTTGGCATTTAAGACTTTATCTAGGAAGGCTTTGCAGCTGGATGAAGAT TCAAACTCTTCTTCTAATGTGACAACCTGTTCAGATACGATCATTCGATTATCATCACCGCTACGTAATCATCCTAAAAAATCTAACTGTCCGTGTTAA
- the LOC6499820 gene encoding ras-related protein Rab-7a, with protein MASRKKSLLKVIILGDSSVGKTSLMNQYVNKRFSNQYKATIGADFCTKEVVVNDRVVTMQIWDTAGQERFQSLGVAFYRGADCCVLVYDVTAPNSFKNLDSWRDEFLIQASPRDPEHFPFVVLGNKVDLDNRQVSTRRAQQWCQSKNDIPYYETSAKEGINVELAFQTIAKNALEQEAEADVVNDFPDQIILNSQNNRPGNPDNCQC; from the exons ATGGCCAGCCGTAAGAAATCCCTGCTGAAAGTTATCATTCTGGGCGACAGCAGTGTCGGCAAGACCTCGCTCATGAATCAGTATGTAAACAAACGCTTCTCCAACCAATACAAAGCCACAATAGGAGCCGACTTTTGCACAAAAGAGGTGGTGGTAAACGACCGAGTGGTCACAATGCAG ATCTGGGATACTGCTGGTCAGGAACGCTTCCAGTCTCTCGGTGTGGCCTTTTACCGGGGAGCCGACTGCTGCGTGCTCGTCTATGACGTTACGGCACCCAACTCCTTCAAGAATCTCGACTCTTGGCGCGACGAGTTCCTCATACAAGCCAGTCCACGTGATCCTGAGCATTTCCCCTTCGTGGTACTGGGTAACAAAGTGGACCTGGACAACCGCCAGGTGTCCACGCGTCGGGCGCAGCAATGGTGCCAATCGAAGAACGATATACCATACTATGAAACGTCCGCTAAGGAGGGAATTAACGTGGAGCTGGCGTTTCAGACTATAGCTAAGAATGCCCTGGAGCAGGAAGCGGAG GCTGATGTTGTAAATGATTTTCCCGATCAGATCATTTTGAACTCGCAAAACAATCGTCCTGGCAACCCCGACAACTGTCAGTGCTAA
- the LOC6500752 gene encoding LOW QUALITY PROTEIN: protein UBASH3A homolog (The sequence of the model RefSeq protein was modified relative to this genomic sequence to represent the inferred CDS: inserted 1 base in 1 codon): protein MATLPPRKSQTPTRICISKQHLTPLQTLLQMGFPRHRAEKALASTGNRGVQIASDWLLAHVNDSTLDECAPREYIIYACPTGPFLQQLEEFWAKSRQMCGWNGAHNYVPHITLVSFFKAPDECSLQLSKSLKQVVDMTGALLDRPLKLEPYMSQNFMGFFVAEEDANYLKRLALQYVKEVSNSIISDTYEQLDAIVACFPWCGAVSSGTRCIPRSSRSISLEPHVKSLHLTLAYQFPQAQFNALKALVETLDASCASNWELRLYSRDPRLATKQVQKVVYPHNPHETDELELRIGDYIYLNSEVVDSSSDGWAEGISWLTGSTGHLPVNYTERTAESDAWTLHRVVQLSKSVASSLTSAEDLDIVDGRSLSTEPEDRQRELQQSATHPEIIEGSSFEESEQSVEKYLRQTLKPCLELPSVQLLNSQNLAHQHNPNTPTIEITTNMSSCSTSMSKQPVDEIQVEPPPVQPPRPDDTLSVHSDHSLQPGSLDASHAKNRKVYIMRHGERVDFTFGTWIPYCFDEFGNYMRKDLNMPKTLPRRKNSPEGWQNDSPLTNVGVFQASLIGQALLEADAQIDHVYCSPSYRCIQTCTSALEGLKLKGKQKIKLEPGLFEWMAWYPSGVPDWLXQNELIEAKYDIDLDYEPVQPSSDLTVRLKESTEQFYERNHDVILQLLERTTGNILVVAHATTLDTCSRQLTGGCPRSTNELRQVIHKIPYCSLATVEQVDGVWKLVEPECLPVTHSKNPRFEWNALSTT from the exons ATGGCCACGCTTCCGCCTCGCAAGAGTCAGACGCCTACGCGGATCTGCATCTCGAAACAGCACCTGACACCGCTGCAGACGCTGCTCCAAATGGGCTTTCCCAGGCACAGGGC GGAGAAAGCTCTGGCATCGACAGGAAACCGGGGGGTGCAAATAGCATCCGACTGGCTGCTGGCCCATGTGAACGATTCCACTCTGGACGAATGTGCTCCCAGGGAGTACATCATTTACGCGTGTCCTACCGGCCCCTTCCTACAGCAGCTGGAGGAGTTCTGGGCAAAGTCCCGTCAGATGTGCGGGTGGAACGGTGCCCACAACTACGTGCCTCACATAACTTTGGTATCCTTTTTCAAG gCGCCCGATGAATGTTCGCTGCAGTTGTCCAAGTCCCTGAAGCAGGTGGTGGACATGACGGGTGCTCTTCTAGATCGTCCCCTAAAGCTGGAGCCTTACATGAGCCAGAACTTTATGGGCTTCTTTGTGGCCGAGGAGGATGCTAACTACCTTAAGCGTTTGGCTCTCCAATACGTCAAGGAGGTGTCCAACTCAA TCATTAGCGATACTTACGAGCAGCTGGACGCCATTGTGGCATGCTTCCCCTGGTGCGGAGCAGTATCCTCGGGCACTCGCTGTATACCCCGCAGCAGTCGAT CCATTTCACTCGAACCCCACGTAAAGAGCCTGCACCTGACTCTCGCCTACCAGTTCCCGCAGGCACAGTTCAATGCACTGAAAGCACTCGTGGAAACACTAGACGCCAGCTGCGCCTCAAATTGGGAACTACGCCTCTATTCGCGTGATCCGCGACTCGCCACCAAACAA GTCCAAAAGGTCGTCTATCCGCACAATCCACACGAAACGGATGAGCTGGAGTTGCGCATCGGGGACTACATCTACTTGAATAGCGAGGTGGTGGACAGCTCTAGTGACGGCTGGGCAGAGGGTATCTCCTGGTTAACTGGTAGCACGGGTCACTTACCTGTCAACTACACTGAACGAACGGCCGAGTCCGACGCCTGGACCCTACACCGAGTGGTGCAGCTCTCCAAGAGTGTGGCTTCTTCGCTGACCTCAGCCGAGGATCTGGATATTGTGGACGGGCGTAGCTTATCAACGGAACCAGAGGACCGCCAGCGCGAGTTGCAACAAA GCGCAACACACCCGGAGATCATTGAAGGATCTTCTTTTGAGGAGTCGGAGCAAAGCGTGGAGAAGTATTTGCGACAGACGCTGAAGCCCTGCCTGGAACTGCCTTCCGTGCAGCTCTTGAATAGTCAAAATTTGGCACACCAGCATAATCCCAACACGCCTACAATAGAGATAACCACCAATATGTCTTCCTGCTCGACCTCAATGTCTAAGCAACCAGTAGacgaaattcaggtggagccGCCACCTGTGCAGCCTCCTCGCCCGGACGATACACTTAGTGTCCACTCGGATCACTCGCTTCAACCCGGCTCGCTGGACGCCTCGCACGCCAAAAACCGGAAAGTCTATATCATGCGACATGGGGAGCGCGTTGACTTTACATTCGGCACTTGGATACCTTACTGCTTCGATGAGTTTGGAAACTACATGCGCAAGGATCTGAACATGCCCAAGACCCTGCCGAGGCGGAAGAATAGTCCAGAGGGTTGGCAAAACGATTCGCCGCTGACCAACGTGGGTGTCTTCCAGGCCAGTCTTATTGGTCAAGCTCTGCTGGAGGCTGATGCCCAGATCGACCATGTCTATTGCTCTCCCTCGTACCGCTGCATCCAGACTTGCACCAGCGCCTTGGAGGGCTTGAAGTTGAAGGGCAAACAGAAGATTAAACTTGAGCCAGGCCTGTTCGAGTGGATGGCCTGGTATCCCAGCGGAGTGCCCGACTGGC TCCAAAACGAGCTGATCGAAGCCAAATACGACATCGATTTAGACTATGAGCCGGTGCAGCCATCATCAGACCTGACCGTTCGCCTTAAGGAGTCGACAGAGCAGTTTTACGAACGCAACCATGACGTAATTTTGCAACTGCTTGAGCGTACAA CTGGAAATATTTTGGTGGTGGCCCATGCCACAACGCTAGACACCTGCTCCCGCCAGTTGACCGGAGGATGTCCGCGGAGCACCAATGAGCTCCGGCAGGTCATTCACAAGATCCCGTACTGCAGCCTGGCAACGGTGGAACAGGTTGATGGAGTGTGGAAACTGGTAGAGCCCGAGTGTCTTCCGGTGACGCACTCGAAGAATCCGCGGTTCGAGTGGAATGCCTTATCGACCACCTAG
- the LOC6499819 gene encoding LOW QUALITY PROTEIN: uncharacterized protein CG5902 (The sequence of the model RefSeq protein was modified relative to this genomic sequence to represent the inferred CDS: deleted 2 bases in 2 codons), with translation MSNSHYNYQHQPHSGGKSLRSNGDGDYQNQQMVHHPQRLLNGHGMKSVAVPDMCLFCFEVLDCELNNMDGPGVPLFSNDAYPLFVTWKIGRDKRLRGCIGTFSAMELHHGLREYALTSAFKDSRFAPISRDELPRLTVSVSILQNFEEAQGHLDWQLGVHGIRIEFLTERGCKRTATYLPQVATEQGWDQLQTIDSLLRKGGYRAAITQEMRKSIKLTRYRSQEIQMHYKEYREHQERRAGQFGKVQC, from the exons ATGTCCAATTCCCACTACAACTATCAACACCAACCGCACTCCGGAGGGAAATCACTCAGG AGCAACGGGGACGGTGACTACCAAAACCAGCAAATGGTCCATCATCCTCAGAGATTGCTCAACGGCCACGGGATGAAGAGCGTGGCGGTGCCGGACATGTGCCTCTTCTGCTTCGAGGTGCTTGACTGCGAGCTGAACAACATGGAC GGACCGGGGGTGCCGCTGTTCAGCAACGATGCCTACCCGCTGTTCGTCACCTGGAAGATCGGTCGCGACAAGAGATTGCGCGGCTGCATCGGCACCTTTAGCGCCATGGAGCTGCATCATGGGCTCCGCGAGTATGCCCTGACCAGCGCCTTTAAGGACTCGCGCTTCGCTCCGATCTCGCGCGATGAGCTACCGCGTCTAACTGTATCCGTATCAATCCTGCAGAACTTCGAGGAGGCTCAGGGTCATTTGGACTGGCAGCTCGGGGTGCACGGCATCCGCATCGAGTTTCTTACGGAGCGTGGATGCAAACGCACTGCCACCTACCTGCCGCAGGTGGCCACCGAGCAAGGGTGGGACCAACTGCAGACCATCGACTCGCTGCTGCGCAAAGGCGGCTATCGGGCTGCCATCACCCAGGAGATGCGAAAGTCCATCAAGCTGACACGCTACCGCTCGCAGGAGATCCAGATGCACTACAAGGAGTACCGAGAGCACCAAGAACGTCGTGCCGGACAGTTCGGCAAGGTGCAATGCTAA
- the LOC6500753 gene encoding transmembrane protein 179: protein MALANVLLLSQIAGHVILFILSLCIIVPLFINLDQFCGHCLLFTTGKWREEDGMFDVQWASSGFCNFPLITGFFLLVISVVQIYRYARMKEEASFIALFIDVVLGIWMLAMSILSAIFITLGFIVWCDGMTERFPSCEISAGQNIIRGDTEKINTSGFYIEMGTTQFGAWGSFAISVGIGVIALLKLIDNHQVRNIKVSMYLERQRLVNQQQHDGRSTPPIVSHASSDSEQNK, encoded by the exons ATGGCTCTGGCAAACGTTTTGCTGCTCAGCCAGATAGCAGGTCATGTCATCCTTTTCATCCTGTCGCTCTGCATCATCGTGCCGCTCTTCATCAACCTCGACCAATTCTG CGGCCACTGTCTTTTGTTTACGACTGGAAAATGGCGAGAGGAGGACGGTATGTTCGATGTCCAGTGGGCCTCCAGTGGTTTCTGCAATTTCCCGCTTATCACTGGCTTTTTCCTGCTCGTCATTTCCGTGGTTCAGATATACAG ATACGCGCGGATGAAGGAGGAGGCGTCCTTTATAGCACTGTTCATTGATGTGGTTTTGGGTATTTGGATGCTGGCCATGTCAATACTGTCAGCAATTTTTATTACCCTTGGGTTTATTGTCTGGTGCGATGGGATGACCGAACGTTTTCCCTCCTGCGAGATTTCCGCTGGTCAAAACATCATCCGGGGCGATACGGAAAAGATCAATACTTCCGGTTTCTACATTGAAATGGGCACCACCCAA TTTGGCGCCTGGGGATCGTTCGCCATTTCGGTGGGAATTGGCGTTATCGCTTTACTGAAACTCATCGACAATCACCAGGTGCGAAATATCAAGGTGTCCATGTATTTGGAGCGCCAGCGCTTGGTGAATCAGCAGCAGCATGATGGCAGGTCAACTCCCCCCATTGTCTCGCATGCCTCTTCAGACTCCGAACAAAACAAATAG